CCGTCGCGGTACGCCGGATGCCGATGGCCACACGCCGATGGAAGGCGGAGAGCGGTTCCGGATCGACCGCTCGGGCCGTCGGGTGAAGTAGTTTTTTCGGCAGGGCTGCGCCCTGCACCTGCTACAAGCCAGAGCAACAGCAACAGCCAAAGCGGCTCTGGATTTCCGTTGGTTGGGCGGGGCGGTGTGGGTGGGCAGGACACGCCGTAAACCCGTCCATGGGGGCTCGATGGCGCCATCCATGGCGCCAACGGTCCTGCCCACCCACACCGCCCCACCACCGACAGATTTCCGGTGACGGTTGGACCATCCACGCTTTGCGTGGATCACATCTGTCAGATATCGAATTGAATCCGGGGTCAGATCCGTTTTCCGCAGGAAAACGGATCTGACCCCATCAACATGCCCGACAGCTCGCAGGAAACTGTCGAAGGCGGGGTGGGTCCGGTTGCGGGGGCGTGAGCCGCATGGATGCGGCGACCGAGCTTACATGGATGTACTTGCAGCGCCCCCCGCAACCGGACCCACCCCGCCCCCCTCAGGAAACCCGCTTCTGCTGTTGCTTCGGCCGTTGCCGTTGCTGCGCGTCTGCGGGTGCAGGGCGCAGCCCTGCCGAGCAACCCTATACTTGCCCCGTGACTGCCTTCCCTGCCCTCGTTCCGCTGGATGCGCCACTGCTGGTGGGCTACAGCGGCGGTGTCGACTCGACCGTGCTGCTACACTGGCTGTGGCGCTGCGCCCAGGCTTCCGGCACCGCGCTGCGTGCGGTGCACGTACACCATGGCCTGCAACCCGATGCGGACGGCTGGGTGCTGCATTGCCAGCAGCAATGCGCAGCACTGGGCATCGAACTGGCCGAGCATCGCGTGCAGGTCGACAAGCGCGCGGGCCTCGGCCTTGAAGGCGCGGCGCGGCAGGCACGACGTGCAGCGTTCGCCGCCGAACTGCGCGACGGCGAAACATTGGCACTGGCGCAGCACCAGGACGATCAGGCCGAGACCTTCCTGCTGCGGGCCCTGCGCGGATCCGGCGTCGATGGCCTTGCCGCGATGTCCGTACACAGCCGCCTTGGCGAACAGCCTCTATGGCGGCCGCTGCTGGCGGTGCCACGCAGTGCACTGCTCGACTACGCGAACCAGCACGCGCTGCGCTGGATCGAAGACCCCAGCAATGGCGACGACCACGCCGATCGCAACTTCCTGCGCCTGCAGGTGCTGCCGTTGCTGCGCCAGCGCTGGCCGCATGCCGCTGCGGCGCTGGCGGGCAGCGCGATGCACTGCGGGCAGACCCGCGAACTGCTGGACGAGGAAGACGCCGAGCTGATCGCGCACCTGGAAGTGGCACCGCGCGTGCTGTCGCTGCAGCTGCTGCGCCAGGTGTCACCGGGGCGTGCCGCGCGCGTGCTGCGCGCCTGGGTGATCGGCCACGGTGCGGCGCCACTGCCGGCCACGGTGCTGCAGCAGGGTCTGGACGAACTGCTGCCGGCCGGCAACGATCGCCAGGCGCGGGTGCGCTGGCACGATCACGCCATCCAGCAGTGGCGCGAGCATGCCTATCTGCTGCCCGCACAGCTGCCGGCGCTGCCCCGCGGATGGCAGGCCGACTGGGATGGGCATGCCCCCCTGCTGCTGCCCGATGGCGGCCAACTGCGCCTGCAGGGCACCGTGGCCTTCGAACGCCCACTCCAGGTCCGTGCACGCGTAGGCGGTGAGCGCATCCTGCTGCCCGGCCGCCAGCATTCGCATGCGCTGAAGGACTGCCTGCAACGCGAACACCTTGCCCCCTGGCGGCGCGCCCAGCTGCCGCTGGTCTTCGATGGGCCACAGTTGCTCGCCGCCGCCGACGTGGTCATCGCGGCCCCTCTGCAAGCCTGGTTGCAGGCCCATGATGCCCAGCTGCAATGGCGTCCCGGCGGCTGGTGAATTGACCCCCGCGCGCAGCCCGTCCACACTTGCCGCATGGCCAAGAAGTCCCCCGAAAACGCCTCCCCGGTCGCCCAGTTCGAGCAGTCGCTCGAATCGCTGGAACAGCTGGTGGAGCAGATGGAAACCGGCGAGCTGAGCCTGGAAGCTTCGCTCAGTGCTTACGAACGCGGCGTCGGTCTGTACCGCCAGTGCCAGCAGGCGCTGGAACAGGCCGAACTGCGCGTGCGCCTGCTCAGCGATCCGGCGCAGCCGGAAGCATCCGAGCCTTTCGATCCGCCCAGCCATGACGGCTGAGGTTCTGTTCGCGCGCTGGCGCGACCGTATCGAAAGCCAGCTCGACGCCGCCCTGCCCTCGCCTGCCGAAGCACCGCAGCGCCTGCACCAGGCCATGCGCTATTCGGTGCTGGGCGGTGGCAAACGCATGCGGCCACTGCTGGTGTACGCCAGTGGTCACCTGTTCGGCGCACAGCTGGAGCACCTGGACGCAGCGGCGATGGCCGTCGAGCTCATCCACGCCTATTCGCTGGTGCATGACGACCTGCCGGCGATGGATGACGACGCGCTGCGCCGTGGCAAGCCGACCACCCACATCGCCTTCGACGAAGCCACCGCGATCCTGGCCGGTGACGCTCTGCAGACCCGTGCCTTCGGCCTGCTGGCCGATGCGCCGCTGCCGGCCACGCTGCGCGTGGCCTGCCTGCAGACCCTGGCCCACGCGTCCGGCGCCTCCGGCATGTGCGGCGGCCAGGCGCTGGACATCGATGCCACCGGCCAGCAGCAGACGCTGGCAGCATTGACCCGCATGCATGCGCTGAAGACCGGCGCCCTGATCCGCGCGGCGGTGCGCATGGGGGCTCTGTGCGGCCAGGCCCACGAGCCGCAGCTGGCCCAGCTCGACAGTTTCGCCGATGCACTCGGCCTGGCCTTCCAGGTCCGCGATGACATCCTCGATGTCGAAGCCAGTTCCGAACAGCTGGGCAAGACCGCCGGCAAGGACCAGGCGCAGGACAAGAGCACCTTCCCCGCGCTGCTCGGCATGGACGGCGCGAAGGCCCAGCTGCACGAGCTCGCAGCGCGCATGCAGGCGATCCTGGCCGGATACGGCGAAGAGGCCGATGCACTGCGTGCGCTGGCGACGCTGGCGGTCGAACGCGATCATTGATCGCCGCTCGCTCGCCGGGTACCGCCCGTCGCTCCCCGCACATGAAAACGCCCGGCAATGCCGGGCGTTTTCAGTTCCGCATGCAGCCGGTCTTACTTGATCAGGCGCAGGGTGAACGGGTAGCGGTAGGCTTCGCCGTTGTTGGCCTTCACTGCGGCAATGATGCAGAACACCAGGTTGATGACGCCGACGATCGGGGCCAGGATGCCACCGATGATCACGATCATCAGGATGATGCTGATGACCATCGCGATGGTCACGGTGATCTGGAAGTTCAGGGCTTCCTTGGCCTGGTCGGTCACGAAGGCCTTGCCAGCATCGTCCTTGTTGATCAGCCAGATGATCAGCGCGCCGATGAAGCCGGTGAAGATGCCCAGCAGGTGCGCAGCCAGCGCCATGGTGCGCTGGTCGGCCGGCACGTCGGTGGTGGC
The sequence above is a segment of the Stenotrophomonas maltophilia genome. Coding sequences within it:
- the tilS gene encoding tRNA lysidine(34) synthetase TilS, which codes for MTAFPALVPLDAPLLVGYSGGVDSTVLLHWLWRCAQASGTALRAVHVHHGLQPDADGWVLHCQQQCAALGIELAEHRVQVDKRAGLGLEGAARQARRAAFAAELRDGETLALAQHQDDQAETFLLRALRGSGVDGLAAMSVHSRLGEQPLWRPLLAVPRSALLDYANQHALRWIEDPSNGDDHADRNFLRLQVLPLLRQRWPHAAAALAGSAMHCGQTRELLDEEDAELIAHLEVAPRVLSLQLLRQVSPGRAARVLRAWVIGHGAAPLPATVLQQGLDELLPAGNDRQARVRWHDHAIQQWREHAYLLPAQLPALPRGWQADWDGHAPLLLPDGGQLRLQGTVAFERPLQVRARVGGERILLPGRQHSHALKDCLQREHLAPWRRAQLPLVFDGPQLLAAADVVIAAPLQAWLQAHDAQLQWRPGGW
- a CDS encoding exodeoxyribonuclease VII small subunit — its product is MAKKSPENASPVAQFEQSLESLEQLVEQMETGELSLEASLSAYERGVGLYRQCQQALEQAELRVRLLSDPAQPEASEPFDPPSHDG
- a CDS encoding polyprenyl synthetase family protein, with product MTAEVLFARWRDRIESQLDAALPSPAEAPQRLHQAMRYSVLGGGKRMRPLLVYASGHLFGAQLEHLDAAAMAVELIHAYSLVHDDLPAMDDDALRRGKPTTHIAFDEATAILAGDALQTRAFGLLADAPLPATLRVACLQTLAHASGASGMCGGQALDIDATGQQQTLAALTRMHALKTGALIRAAVRMGALCGQAHEPQLAQLDSFADALGLAFQVRDDILDVEASSEQLGKTAGKDQAQDKSTFPALLGMDGAKAQLHELAARMQAILAGYGEEADALRALATLAVERDH
- a CDS encoding DUF4870 domain-containing protein, with protein sequence MSEFDNVPPPPATTDVPADQRTMALAAHLLGIFTGFIGALIIWLINKDDAGKAFVTDQAKEALNFQITVTIAMVISIILMIVIIGGILAPIVGVINLVFCIIAAVKANNGEAYRYPFTLRLIK